One Dermacentor andersoni chromosome 6, qqDerAnde1_hic_scaffold, whole genome shotgun sequence genomic window carries:
- the LOC126522414 gene encoding sulfotransferase 1C2-like, which yields MPHSERRSQSLTPQMTACAAARKAGASAVGEGGGDLRHRTGAAPSAGGDSAMGDDETFWVRGLKLPREFSRALVESAMEYEPRDDDVFVVSYSKCGAAFVQHIVHLIFNKGHPSGDYVQWSKATPHLELVGAEAVRRMPRPNAVKSHLPVELMPWSERAKYIYVARNPKDCFVSIFLNRQLFLKQKSMDAAFQEFVSGDMIWGDYFDHVCGWYARRDEPNVMFLLYEDIKRSPHEVTERLAQFLGDEWLESVALDESALDMIVHHSSYDFMKEHATRTVHRFEKAKGEDDKKNEEEEEDDVDDVVVQAPALRTRTFARRGTVGDWRSTLNAAQERQLERLLRERSKDSGLWKLWLDLDEEDDSDF from the exons ATGCCGCACTCGGAGCGGCGGTCGCAGTCCCTGACGCCCCAGATGACGGCGTGCGCCGCGGCCCGCAAGGCCGGGGCTTCGGCCGTCGGCGAAGGAGGAGGAGACCTCCGCCACAGGACCGGCGCCGCCCCGAGCGCCGGCGGCGACTCGGCGATGGGCGACGACGAGACCTTCTGGGTGCGGGGGCTCAAGCTGCCGCGAGAGTTTTCGCGCGCCCTGGTCGAGTCCGCGATGGAATACGAGCCGCGTGACGACGACGTCTTCGTCGTCTCGTACTCCAAGTGCGGGGCCGCCTTCGTCCAGCACATCGTGCACCTCATCTTCAACAAG GGCCACCCTTCCGGCGACTACGTCCAGTGGTCCAAGGCGACGCCGCACCTGGAACTGGTGGGCGCCGAGGCGGTGCGCCGCATGCCACGTCCCAACGCCGTCAAGTCGCACCTGCCCGTCGAGCTGATGCCCTGGTCGGAGCGGGCCAAGTACATCTACGTGGCGCGGAATCCCAAGGACTGCTTCGTCTCCATCTTCCTCAACCGGCAGCTCTTCCTCAAGCAGAAGTCCATGGACGCCGCGTTCCAG GAGTTCGTGAGCGGCGACATGATTTGGGGCGACTACTTCGACCACGTGTGCGGCTGGTACGCGCGGCGGGACGAGCCCAACGTGATGTTCCTGCTCTACGAGGACATCAAGCGGTCGCCGCACGAGGTGACCGAGAGGCTGGCCCAGTTCCTGGGCGACGAGTGGCTCGAGTCCGTGGCGCTGGACGAGAGCGCGCTCGACATGATCGTGCACCACAGCTCGTACGACTTCATGAAGGAGCACGCCACGCGCACCGTGCACCGCTTCGAGAAGGCCAAGGGCGAGGACGACAAGAAGaacgaggaagaggaggaggacgacGTCGACGACGTGGTGGTGCAGGCGCCCGCGCTGCGCACGCGGACATTCGCACGTCGCGGGACCGTGGGCGACTGGCGCTCGACGCTCAACGCGGCCCAGGAGCGCCAGCTGGAGCGGCTCCTCAGGGAGCGCTCCAAGGACTCGGGCCTCTGGAAGCTCTGGCTGGACCTGGACGAAGAGGACGACAGCGACTTCTGA